The genomic interval TATAATTTTTTATAACCTTTAAATAAACTATAATTCAGAAAATCAGGTAAGTCAAAATTTTCTTTTGCGTCGGCAATTCCTAATTCTCTTTTCACATTATCTTTGCCTAAACGAACACCTGTCCAGGTTTCTTTTGTTTCATCTTTCTCCTGAACGAACAATATTTCTTTCGATGTGCTTTCTTTTTTCGAATCATAATCATAATATTTTATCCCGCCGCCGGAAAGCATGAGGACTGAATCCGGTTCAAGAAAACCTGTCAGGTAATAAAAATTCTTGTGCTGTCTGAAATTATAATTCGCATCGTACGATTTATTTATATGCGTATTGCCGAATATAACTGCAATGGAATCATCTCCCATCAGTTTTGCGAATTCGTCTCTTCTTGATTTGTGAAACTCCAGTTGTTCTTTATTCATTTAATTTTTCTAGTTAAAAATTATTTTAATCGTCTAAATTGCTCTTCGAAAATTCATCTAATCCTTCTATCTGAATCGGATAATTTCCTGTGAAGCAGGCAGTACAAAACCCTGTTTCAGGGTGAGTTTTAGGAACGCTTTCCAACAGCTTTTCCTCTGTTAAATATGCCAGCGAAGTTACTCCAAGAGAATCTCTTATCTCCTCTATATTCTGATTTTTTTGGTTTGCAATAAGCTCAGCCTTAGAGGGAAAATCCATTCCGTAATAGCATGGAGAAACTATCGGCGGTGAAGTAATTTTTAGATGTATCTCTTTAGGATTCGCTTTCTTTAGTAAATCAACAAGCAGCTTTGAAGTTGTGCCCCTCACAATAGAATCATCTATCATCACAACTTTTCTATCGGCAAGCACACCTTTAACAATATTAAATTTAGTCCTTACCTTCATTTCTCTTTTGTCCTGACCGGGCTGAATAAATGTTCTTCCGACATAGTGGCTTCTTATCAATCCTATTTCATTTTTTATATCCTGATTGTGTTTTACTGCTTCACTAAAATAGCCGAGCGTTGCAGTGTTCGATGAATCAGGAACGTTTATAACAACTACTCTTTTCGGGTCGCTTTCTTTTTTTGGCGGCTGACTTTCAAGAGCAAGATTTTTTCCTATACGTCTTCTTACCTTATCAACTTTTTCTTCAAAGACTATGCTGTCAGGTCTTGAAAAATATATATATTCAAATATACAGTGCTTGTACTGGTCAACTTTCTTAAATATTATAGATTTCTCTTTCTGCGTTTCAATAACATCCTTATCAATCGTAATCATTTCTCCCGGCATAACATCTCTTACATAATCAGCATTAATAATATCCAGCGCACATGTTTCCGATGCAAATACAAAACTATCGCCAAGCTTTCCCATACAAAACGGCCTCACGCCATACGGGTCCCTTATTGCAAAAAGTTTGTCATCAGTTAAGATGCAAATTGAATACGCACCTCTTATATACGAAACTGCATCAAGTATTTTATCCTCGATAGTTTCCTTCTTGCTTCGCGCAATTAAGTGAAGTAAAAGTTCACTATCCGTTGAAGTCTGAAACAGCGTTCCTTCGTTCTGCAGATAATTACGGAGTTCTTTTGTATTTGTTAGGTTTCCGTTGTGAGATAATGCGAGATTACCGCCTTTGAAATTTACTTTGAAGGGCTGTATGTTTGTTCTCTTATCGGAAGCACCTGTAGTAGAATATCTCGTATGCCCAATTGCAGCATTTCCCTTTAATACATCCGTGAGAATTTTTTCATCGCGGAAAACATTCGATACCAGTCCGTGATCTTTATGAATATTAAACCTATATCTTTTCTCGTCGGGTAGAAATTCAGAAGAGACAATTCCTGCTGCTTCCTGTCCCCTGTGCTGAAGTGAATGAAGTCCGTAGTAAGTCATTATTCCCGCTTCAGGATTATTATAAATTCCAAATACTCCGCAATTCGAATTAATTGCGCTTTCTTTCTTTTTATACTCTTTTACTTTTTTTATCAAGTTAATGTAGTTTAAAGTACTCTTATATGATTTGAAAAAATCCATCCTTTATCCTGTTTCCAGCACTCAATTCTGTAGCATCCCTTTTCATCGGAGTCCCATATACATTCCATGGATTCAAACTCATCTATACAAACTCCGTCCTTTATTAATCTTACTCTTGCTTTCTCCGGAATTAATGCGCGAAGAATTATTTTTTTATCGGGATTATCATAGATTATCTCATCTCCCATAATGTATGTCCTACCGTTGTAATCAGCAAAAAATCTGAATCCTTTACCGCTGCCATGATATGTATTTACAATAAAAGAATTTCCATTCTTCAATGCTTCAAGAATTTTATTCCTGTCATGATGATATGTCTGAGGATTATTTTTTTTAATTTCAGTCTCTAGCAGAACGTTTGTTCTTATTGATTTAAACAAAACCTTATAAGGGAATATTTCAACTTCATAAAATCCCATAATATTTTGTTTGTGTGCGTGTGCATCAATTCCTCCCATGGCAACAACTTTTCTTTTTGTATTAAGGTCGTCCCATTTCTTTAAAGTTGTTTCAGGCGGAGCCACAATAGAACGCAAAGGATGGATAAATCTTTGCAGTTTATTTTTTTCATTCATACCTTCAATCCACTCGCTCATGTGATTCCATATTTCTATTCCCGTAAACTCTGCATCCCAAGCCTGCCAAGGATAAGAAGGATGGTCAGGTAATAATTTTCTTTTTTCATCAGGGTGGGCAGTAAAACCAAATCCCCCTTCTTCATTTATTTTCTTAACGTATTCTTCAGCAGTTAGGATTGAACCAAGCTCTCCGTCATCTAATTTCTCATAAGACCCGATTACTTTCTCCAACCCGAATGTTAAATAATGGTTTTTGTTCTGCAAGTCATTCATTTCATATCCGACAATCAGCATGGAATCATTGTACCATTTCTCGTAACCGTCATCCTTCGCCTTCATTGTATTATGGTCAGTCAGAATTGCGAAGTCAAGATTTGTTTCATTTGCAAAGCGCATAATATCCGGTACAGTACCTGTCCCATCGGAATAAGTTGAATGTATATGAATTGCGCCGGAGTACTCGAACATAAAATATCTTTATTCTTTAATTTGTATTTACTGTATTGGTATATTTGGCTGCTGTAAATTTTTCTTTTTATAAATCTGATAAGCTATGAAACTTCCCAGCATACCGAACAAAGGATACAGAATAATATTCATAACAAATGTTATGATTATAAGCGTCGGTGAAAATCCAAATTTGGTAAACTCCTGTGAAAGTTTTTCCATTATCTGCATTGCTTCAGGCGGCATTTCTTTTCCCATCTGACTCATCATGTCCATTATTTCTGCAATCGGATTCGTTTTTGAAAACAAACTTATTACGAGAGTTACACCTGTGTTAATAACAGCAGAAATAATTCCTGAAAGCAGTCCTATCAAAATTGAATCTTTTTGAGTCAGCAGTAAGTTATTGCTTATCAGCTGCCTTGAGTAATACGTTACTCCGATAAATCCTCCTAATATTATTCCCATACAGCAAAATGTATTTACAAGATTCAATAAAGGCACTGATGATAAAATCACCATTATTGATGCGCTTAAAATAACAGGAGTAAGTTTATTGGGTGAGTTATTCATTTATACTTTTATTTTTTTATAGAAGGAATTAAAAATATCATTTACTAATTTTACAAATCCGGGAATTAAGAAAAACGGAAGCATAAATCCTGCAATACCGCCTGTAAGACTTCTTGTCAAAAATGAATTTGTCATTAAACCGAAAACATCTAAAAGAGCATCTGCTGCAATAAGAAAAACCGGAATTATCAAGAACCAGATTGAGGGGAGTTCTGTATTACTCAATTTAAACTTTACAGGATAAAAAATAACTGCGATTAAAAATCCCAAATAAATGCTTGTGCATCGCGAACACACTGCAAACTTATACCCCAGCAGATGAAACGAACGCGCATCCTGCTGATGACAAATGGGTGTAAAAAAATAATATATGAAGACCGAAATTTTTGCAAAAACTCCGCCTATTTCCATAAATAAAGGAGCAAGTATAATAGCAGAGCACCAGACAATTGAGGCTATTAAAAAAGTTAAATATACTCTCTTAGAATACTTAATATGGATATCAGAACTTTCGATTATATAAAATAAATAATAAAAGATTAAAGATTAATTTATAAATTTATTCTGAATTTTTTAATCTGTAATTTATGGGCTTAATCAAATTTTTAAAGACTTATTTTAAGACTTAATGGACGCAATAATTGAATTTTTCAAGAACCTCTACAATTACGAAGCACTTATTAAAATGGTGGGCTTTTATGGCGTAATAGCTATTGTATTTGCTGAAACAGGACTGCTTATCGGATTTTTTCTACCGGGTGACTCATTATTATTAACAGCAGGCTTACTCACAGCAACTAATTTTCTCGGAGTAGATATTACAACACTTATTGTTGCGTTAGTGCTCGCAGCCGTAATTGGAGATAACTGCGGATACTGGTTTGGAAGATTAACAGGTGAAAAAATATTTGCAAGGAAAGATTCAAAACTCTTCAAACAAAAATATCTTACCAGCGCGAAAGAATTTTACGAAAAACATGGCGGCAAAGCAATTATATACGCGCGCTTTGTTCCCTTCGCAAGAACTTTTGCTCCTATAGTAGCAGGCGTTGCAAAAATGCCTTACCAAAAATATGTTACATTCAGTATTTCAGGAGGTATTCTGTGGATTGCATCAATGTCACTTGCAGGATATTTCTTCGGACAGATTCCTGTTGTAAAACAAAATTTTGAAAAAGTAGTAATACTTGTGATTGTGCTATCAGTGCTGCCGATTGTTATCGGATATTTTAAGGAAAGAAAGAAAAAGAAAGCAGCAAAAGCTTAACTCTGCAGATCTTTTACTTTGTAGTTTTCTTTGAAGAAATAATAAGCGCCGATTAATATTTGTAATATAAACCCTGTTAAGTGATTTACCGTTGCATAACCGAATGCAACTTCCCTGTCTATTCCAAAAATATTTACCAGTGTACCTGTGCAAATGTAGTGGAATGCCCCTGCTGAATTCCCGGGCAGCGGTAAAAACATTGCAAATGTTATCATTGTCAGAACAAGATTTGCATCGACTAAATTCAGGTTGTTTATTCCGCATGCAAAAAATGTAATATATGCTGAAAGCAAATACATTATCCATATCAGAACGGTATATATAAATATCGGCAGGTAATCTTTTGGATATTTGATAAATAAGAAACCGCTCATTGTTGAGCTAAAGAATTTTTTTATTTTTATCTGAAATTTTTCAGGAAAAAATTTAGATGTGATTTTTTCTATTATATGCTCTGACTTCTCAAAGTTAAAAATTACCACAATAATAAAAACAATAACAGCTAAAGTGCCCAGTGAAGATATTAGCGCGATTTTTTCAACATTATATTCCGGGAAAGCAGCCCCAAGTTTATCTCTGAAGGCAAACAATGAAATCCCAAATGCGCCAAGTACACTAAGCACATCAAAAATTCTTTCAACTAATATTGTGCCGAATGATGCTGCCTTTGAAATATCTTCGTTACGCGCAAGAATAATCGGACGGGTAAACTCTCCCCCTCTTGGAATAACTGAGTTAAGCATGTAGCCAATCATAATCGGAGGAAAAAGATTTTTCATTGAGATATTTTCCTTGATGGGATTTAAAAAATACCTCCAGCGCAAAGCTCTGAAATAGCTGCCTATCAAAACTCCCACTAATCCCCCTGCAATGGCAAGGAAATAGTTTGTTTTCTTAAGCTCGTTTACAAGATCATCAAAATTGACTGAACGCAATGCAAGCCACAGAAATAGTGCCAGCAGAGCTGTTATAATAACAAACTTTAATATTTTTTTAAGAGTGGGATTCAGAGTAAAAAGCTAAAATAAAAAAAGTTAAGTGCAGATTTACACTTAACTTTTAAATAAAAATCTTTCAAAAATAATTCCAATTTTATCTCATATCAATTACTTCAACATCAGCAGGCGGTGAAAAAGTAAACTTTGATGAAGCAACACCGGCATCAAGATTTACATCTTTCAATGTATATGTATTTGTTCCTTCTTTGGAATTTACGGTAATTTTTTTGATTATGTAATCATTCTTATCAATCCAAATCTTTGCCGACTTTATATTCCCTTTGCTTCTTGGTGAAAGCTTTAATACATAGCAGTCAATAGAACCGACTTTATCTTCGCCGTCTAAATCAGAATAAAAATTTTCAGGATATGTAAATAAAAATTTGTTCGGCGAAAAAGTGCTGCCGTCATCTTTATAATTATCTATTACAACCTGTTTCTTCTTAGGTGAGTAAGTCCATGAAGTTGTGCCGTCAGTAATAATTACCTGTCCGCCGGTTTCAATTCTATACTTGTTGGTTTTCTTGATATAGATTGTTCCTGAAGCAGATTGTGATTTTCCCCCTGAGCCTTTATAGCTTTGAGAAAATGTTGCCTTTGCATCGGAAATACTTTCGTATTTATCCTGTGTTTTTTTAATAATGTCCTGAGCAGTTTGCGAATAGGAATCTTTTATTCCTATTGTTAGTGCTGCAGCTATTAATACGTATTTAAGTATGTTTATTTTTTTCATAATTCTTAAAATAGCTATATTTTAGTTGGTTTTCAATTTAGTAAAAATGGGATGGGGTTGTAAAGCTTTGAATGTAAAATGTAGAAATTAATGTTTGAATACAGGCGGCTTCCAGTTTGTTTTTTTGTATGATGCAAGTTCAAGTGTGATACTTCCTATTAAAACGTTAAGTTGTGCTTTTATCGGAACTCTGTATTCATCATCGGAAAACCAGCCGACAAACTCCCCTGTTAATCCGAATATCCCCGTAAAGTCCGCTACTCCTGCAATTTTAATAACCGATATATCATAATCTACAGCGCCAACCGAAACAACATCTTTATTAATATTGAATGAATACTTTACCGAGCTCTGCGCTTCATTTATAAATATCGGGATATTATAATTTTTATTTGCGAAAGAATTCATTCTCGCAGAATAAAAAATAGATAACCCGTCCTGAAATCTTATACCTTTATTGAATGAAATAGTTTCATTTCTTTCCGTTTTATTGTTCGTTTCTTTCAGGACTTTTACTTTATTCGAATCATAATTAAATCTGTAGTCAGTCTTTGCAATATCCTTATTCTTAAATTCAGTCGCAAAAAATTTCTTTGAGTAAAGCTGCTCTTTGTTCTGCTCCATTTCTGATTCAAATATATTATTCAGAGTAACAAATGGCACACCGTCATAACTTTTAATGTAAGCTATAGCATTGCACGTTTTTTTTCCTTCATCGGTTTCTATCTTAGTCATCTTTATCTTTACTTCACCGAGCTTTATAAATCCGAAATAAACGATATACTTCAGCTCTTCACCCTGGTCAAGAACTTTGGTTTGACTGTAAGCGCTACAGGCAAATCCGGTTAACAATAATATTAAAGCTAATCGTTTCAATTTATATAAATGAAAATGGTTTATCCGCTATATAAATATACGCGATAAACCATTTCATTTGAAATTTTATTTTCTAAGGTTTCCTAAATCTTTTGCTTCGTCAAATAAAGTGATCGCTTTTAAGAACTGTTCATCTGATGTTACAAAAACTGCATAGCTTCCCTCATTGCCCCAGATATCTCTTGCAATCTGTGATTTTATGGAGACTTCTATGAAGCTCTTATCTTTATCAAATTCGCTTTGGTTCATTGCAACACCTTTGCTTTCAGCAAATTTTATAAAATCATTCATCATTGAAGATGAAATATTGAATCCGTCTCTGAATGCATTGTAGGATTTATATGTTCCCTCAATGTTCTTTCTGTTGTTCGACATATAATTTTCTGTGAACAGATACATCAGATTTTGTCTTCTCAACGAAACTGTGTAAGGTGTAAGAGTATCAAGCTTTACAATATAATCAGGAGTAATACCGCCGCCGCCGAATATAATTCTGCCGCCCATTGTTTTGAACTCAGGATGTGTAGAATCGGCTTTATCTTTTGTATGATTCAAATTGTCACCTTCGCTCTCGTCTCTTGCTAAGTCAGATTTATATTTACCGCCTTCATAAGGTTTCTGAATAGAACGCCCTACCGGAGTATAATATCTTGCAGTCGTTACTCTGAATGCTGATTGGTCAGGCAAGTCAAACTGTCTCTGAACGAGGCCTTTACCGAATGTAGTTTCACCTACAATCAAGCCTCTGTCCCAGTCCTGAACTGCTCCTGCAACAATTTCACTTGCAGATGCTGAACCGCTGTTAACTAATACTATTAACGGAACATCATTTAATTTTCCGCCTTCTGAATTATAAACTTCGTTGAAGTCAGCAATTCTGCTCTTTGTATATACAATCTTTCCGCCTTTTGGAATAAACTCACTTCCCATCTTAAATGCCTGGTCTAAATATCCGCCCGGGTTACCGCGTAAGTCAAGAACGAGCTTCTTCATACCTTCGCCTTGCAGTTTCAAGTATGCTTTTGAGAATTCATCATAAGTTGTTGCTGAAAACTTTGATACTTTTATATAACCGATATCATTATTGTACATAAATGATGCATCGACGCTGTATAACGGAATTTTATCTCTTATTATTTCAAAATCCATCGTCTTATTACTTCCCGGTCTTGCAATTGTTACCACTACTTTTGTTCCCTTTTCTCCTCTGAGTTTTTTCGGAACGTCTTCACGTGTTAATTTTATTGCTGACTGTCCGTCAATCTTAACGATTTTATCTCCTGCTAATATGCCAAGCTTCTCTGATGGTCCACCTGAAATTGGAGAGACAATTGTAATCGTATCTGCTATGATGTCGAACTCAACTCCGATTCCTTCAAAGCTTCCCTGGAAATCTTCGTTAACTCTTTTCAACTGCTCTGCGCTTATATAAACTGAGTGAGGGTCAAGCTCTTCAAGCATGCCTTTTATAGCTGCTTCAGTAAGCTTCTGTGAATCAACTTCATCTACATAATATCTGGAAGTTATATTCAAAGCGTCGCTGAATTTTTTCACCTGTGCTGAAGTCTTGTCATCTGATACGGCATTCTGTATTTTTGTGCCTACAAAAAACGCCAGACCGACTATTAAAACATAAACTACTATTAAAAGTTTTTTATTCATTTTAAATTATTTTGATAAAAATAACATATAACCTATTTATAAGAAATACTATTAAAATCAGTATAAAGTTTCACTTTCTCTTCTCTAATGTCGTAATTATGGAATTGTTCCCCGCTTCCAGAATCCTTGAAATCGGGCACACATTCGCAATATATTTTACCCTGTCAAGCTGCGCATCATCAAGCTGACTTTTAACGATTATATTCCTTGAAAAAATATTCTTCGATGTTTTTTCAATAGTCTCAGTTTTCATATCCACATCTACAATAAGCTCCTCAATTTTCCAGCCTTTACGTTCCAGATACATACGGATTGTAATAGCAGTGCAGCTTGCAAGCGAGCCCGAAAGCAGCTCATAAGGGTTCATCCCTTCATCGCTTCCACCTTCTTCTACAGGTTCATCGGATATTACAGTATGTCCCTCTGTATGAAGAACGACTTTATACGAATTATTAAAAGATATTCCTCTGACTTTTTTCTTATCAGTCATATTTGTTTTATAAAAATTTTATCAAAATTATAAAATGCTCACGCTTATACGTGAGTTAAAGCTTCACCGATTACGTTTTCCAGGTCATAAACATTCTCAACACCTATCGATAATCTAATCAATTTATCCGTAATATTCATTGCTTCCCTGTGCTCCGGTTCAACTCCTGCATGAGTCATAGATGCAGGATGCTCGGCAAGAGATTCCGTACTGCCAAGACTTACTGCCAGCTTTATCAGCTTCAGATTATTTAAAAATCTGAAAGCTTCTTTTTCCCCGCCTTTAATATCGAACGATACCATCGCTCCGGGTGAAGAATATTGTCTCTTATAAATTTCATACTGTGCATCGGTTGGTTTCAACAATCCAAGATAATAAACTTTCTCTACCTTCGGATGATTGTTAAGATAATTTGCAATCACCTCTGCATTCTTTGCCTGCTGCTCCATCCTGACTTTTAGTGTTTCAAGACTTCTGAGCAATAACCATCCCGTCCACGGTCCCGCCATATTTCCTAAAAAAGTTCTAAGTGTTTTTACCCGTGACATAACTTCCTTCGAGCCAAGACATGCGCCTGCAATAACGTCGCTGTGTCCGCCGATATATTTCGTTGCGGAGTAAAGCACAAAGTCCGCTCCGTGTTTTAACGGATGCTGCCACAATGGTCCCATGTAAGTATTATCAACAGCAACGTAAACATTATTGTCTTCGTTTGAATATTTATCAGCAATGGCTTTACACATTTCAATATCTATCAATGCGTTCGTGGGGTTTGCGGGAGTCTCAATATAAATCATTCTAAGCTTATCGAATCTCTCTGAATTTTCTATCAGCGAAATCATTTCATCATACGATTGTCCCGGCTTAAACTCAAGCACGCTTACGTTTATCTTCTTCAAAAAATGATTTACAAAGTGGTCTGTACCTCCGTACAAAGGACTGCTGACCATTATCATATCTCCGGGTGAAAGAAATTCTAGCATCATTGTCGATATCGCAGACATACCGCTTTCAAACACTGCGCAGTCTTCAGCTTCATCCCAGAGTGTTAATCTATTCTCTAATATTTCTAAGTCAGGATTATTTATTCTGCTGTAAATCAGCCCAAGCTCTTCAGACGGCTTTTTATCACGAATGCCGTATGCAACTTCAAAGAAAGCCTTGCCTTCTTCCGCGCTTTTGAAACAAAAAGTTGAGGTCTGGAATATAGGACATTTAACTGCCCCTTCAGATAAGGCGGGTTTATATCCGTAGGACATCATTAGGCTTTCAGGTTTCATCTTCTGTAACATTTGATTCATTAATTCAATTAAGTAAATTAATTTGCCCGTTTACCCTGCATTAAGTTACGGATAGAATTGTGTAAATGTGAGTCAATAATAAATGAGAGAAGAGATTAGAAAGCTAGGATGCGAAACGAAGTATAAATCTCATCCTCATTTGGAGCTCAGCTCTTCGTCCCAAACCCCTGTTTGGGACGGAGTAAAAAAGCTGTTTTGAATTTTAATACCGCCCCCTCAGTTCCCCTCCTTATAAAGGAGGGGAAGAATTTTGGTGAAATATTTTAACACTTTGGTTTTACAAATTCTTTAAATGCTTAAGGACTAAATTCTTTATTAACCACCCCCTGCCCCCTCCTTGAAAAGGAGGGGGCACAAAAAAATTCATTATTCCGCCCTTTATAGGATGAAGTACTAATTACCTAATATGATTTCTTAAAATACTAACATCCCCCCTCCTTGAAAAGGAGGGGGAAGATTTATATTAAAATCTTTACATTCTATATTAGAGATAAAATCGAGCTGGCTTCCCCCTCCTTTACAAGGAGAGCTTGTCCCGCCAAAGGCGGGAGGGACTGAGGGGGTGGTTTAAATTTAGAAATTATTATCAAATATGATTCCCCTTTTCAAGGAGGAGCACTGTGGGGATCATTAATTAACATTCACCCTTACAATATTTAATTATTCTTTATTAATTATTAATTAACAAACCCTGTCAAGCAAAAAATATAAAACTCTCCCATTAGTACTAATTGGTACACTTCACTTCAAATCAAATTTTATATTAATTATTTTCGCAAGAGATATTCTTATTCTCATTTTGAGAGTAAAAATGAACAAAGAATTTAAATGATGCCTGGATTGGAAAAACAAAGGTTTGACAGATAACTTACGAGGGGGCGTAAGTTTTGATATATAATAAATCAATACTTAAGGGGTATAAAAAAACCCCGCAAATGCGGGGTTCAATTAAAAATAATTTTTATTTTCCTGCCGGAGGAGTTCCTTCTTGTGTCGGAGGAGGAGTGTTATTCGGCATTGTGTTAGGTGCCGTTTCGTTTACCGGTTTAGGTTTAAACTTTTCAAAGTTCTCTATAATTCGTTTTACAGATGTTTCAGTCTTGCTTAAGAATGTACTTGGATAAACACCAATCCAGACTATGAAAACAAGTAATGGAAGCACCGTTGCAAGTTCTAATTTTGAAATATCTTTTAAGTCTTTGTTCTTTTCATTTTCAATAGGTCCGAGCATAACTCTCTGGAACATCCACAATAAATAAACCGCTGCAAGAATTACTGCAGTAGTTGATAATATAGAGTAAACAGGTGTTCCAAGATTTGCAGATTTATAAGCACCGATCAATACAAGAAACTCACCGATAAATCCGTTAAGTCCCGGTAATCCGATTGAAGAAAATACGACAACCATAAAAATAACTGAGAACACGGGCATAACTTTCATAAGTCCGCCGTACTCTGCAATGAGTTTTGTATGTCTTCTTTCATAAAGCATACCGACAATCAAGAAGAGCGCGCCTGTAGAAAGTCCGTGGTTAATCATTTGAATAACGCCGCCCTGCATTGATTCCTGTGTAAGAGCAAATGTACCGAGCACTATAAATGCCATGTGAGAAACCGATGAATAAGCAACAAGCTTTTTAACATCTTTCTGCACTATGGAAACTAACGCTCCGTAAATAATACCTACTGTTGCAAGTACTGCAATGTAAGGAGTCATCGCAACAAATCCCGACGGGAAAAGCGGCAATGAAAATCTTATTAATCCGTACGTACCCATCTTCAAAAGAATGGCGGCAAGAATAACTGAGCCGGAAGTCGGCGCCTGAACGTGTGCATCTGGCAGCCATGTATGGAACGGAAAGAGCGGTACCTTTATTAAGAAACTTAGTGTGAAAAGTATAAATAAAAATGTCTGTTTATCGGCAGCGATGCTTGGAGATACAAGAATCAATCTTGTAAGGTCAGTGGTGAACTCCCCTATCATCGGCTGACATAAGAATCCGAGCCAGATAATTCCGATAAGAAGCAGCACGCTTCCGAACATTGTATATAAGAAAAATTTAACCGTAGCATAAATTCTTTCTTCACCACCCCAGATACCTATCATGAAATACATCGGGATAAGTATGAATTCCCAGAAGAGATAGAATAATATTAAATCGAGCGAGCAGAATACACCAACGAGCGTTCCTTCAAGCAATAAAATAAGAAAGAAGTATTCCTTCACTCTTGTTTTAATTGTATTCCATGAAGCAAGAATGCAGATAGGAATAATGAAAGTGGAAAGCACTACAAGCAGCATAGAAATTCCGTCAATCCCAAGATAATAATAGGAATTCAGAGCCGTGACCCATTTCCATTTTTCAACGAACTGATATTCAGGGTTTGCAGGATTGTATGTAAAGAAAAGCACCAGTGATAATACAAAAGGTATCAATGAGACAATCATTGCATACCACTTTATCATAGTCTCGTTTTCTTTTTTCATGAACAAAATCAGAAATGCAAGAACTATCGGAGCAAAAATTGTTAAAGAAAGAATA from Bacteroidota bacterium carries:
- a CDS encoding S41 family peptidase; this translates as MNKKLLIVVYVLIVGLAFFVGTKIQNAVSDDKTSAQVKKFSDALNITSRYYVDEVDSQKLTEAAIKGMLEELDPHSVYISAEQLKRVNEDFQGSFEGIGVEFDIIADTITIVSPISGGPSEKLGILAGDKIVKIDGQSAIKLTREDVPKKLRGEKGTKVVVTIARPGSNKTMDFEIIRDKIPLYSVDASFMYNNDIGYIKVSKFSATTYDEFSKAYLKLQGEGMKKLVLDLRGNPGGYLDQAFKMGSEFIPKGGKIVYTKSRIADFNEVYNSEGGKLNDVPLIVLVNSGSASASEIVAGAVQDWDRGLIVGETTFGKGLVQRQFDLPDQSAFRVTTARYYTPVGRSIQKPYEGGKYKSDLARDESEGDNLNHTKDKADSTHPEFKTMGGRIIFGGGGITPDYIVKLDTLTPYTVSLRRQNLMYLFTENYMSNNRKNIEGTYKSYNAFRDGFNISSSMMNDFIKFAESKGVAMNQSEFDKDKSFIEVSIKSQIARDIWGNEGSYAVFVTSDEQFLKAITLFDEAKDLGNLRK
- a CDS encoding OsmC family protein, with the translated sequence MTDKKKVRGISFNNSYKVVLHTEGHTVISDEPVEEGGSDEGMNPYELLSGSLASCTAITIRMYLERKGWKIEELIVDVDMKTETIEKTSKNIFSRNIIVKSQLDDAQLDRVKYIANVCPISRILEAGNNSIITTLEKRK
- a CDS encoding cystathionine gamma-synthase family protein, whose product is MLQKMKPESLMMSYGYKPALSEGAVKCPIFQTSTFCFKSAEEGKAFFEVAYGIRDKKPSEELGLIYSRINNPDLEILENRLTLWDEAEDCAVFESGMSAISTMMLEFLSPGDMIMVSSPLYGGTDHFVNHFLKKINVSVLEFKPGQSYDEMISLIENSERFDKLRMIYIETPANPTNALIDIEMCKAIADKYSNEDNNVYVAVDNTYMGPLWQHPLKHGADFVLYSATKYIGGHSDVIAGACLGSKEVMSRVKTLRTFLGNMAGPWTGWLLLRSLETLKVRMEQQAKNAEVIANYLNNHPKVEKVYYLGLLKPTDAQYEIYKRQYSSPGAMVSFDIKGGEKEAFRFLNNLKLIKLAVSLGSTESLAEHPASMTHAGVEPEHREAMNITDKLIRLSIGVENVYDLENVIGEALTHV
- a CDS encoding NADH-quinone oxidoreductase subunit M, with amino-acid sequence MIPNILSLTIFAPIVLAFLILFMKKENETMIKWYAMIVSLIPFVLSLVLFFTYNPANPEYQFVEKWKWVTALNSYYYLGIDGISMLLVVLSTFIIPICILASWNTIKTRVKEYFFLILLLEGTLVGVFCSLDLILFYLFWEFILIPMYFMIGIWGGEERIYATVKFFLYTMFGSVLLLIGIIWLGFLCQPMIGEFTTDLTRLILVSPSIAADKQTFLFILFTLSFLIKVPLFPFHTWLPDAHVQAPTSGSVILAAILLKMGTYGLIRFSLPLFPSGFVAMTPYIAVLATVGIIYGALVSIVQKDVKKLVAYSSVSHMAFIVLGTFALTQESMQGGVIQMINHGLSTGALFLIVGMLYERRHTKLIAEYGGLMKVMPVFSVIFMVVVFSSIGLPGLNGFIGEFLVLIGAYKSANLGTPVYSILSTTAVILAAVYLLWMFQRVMLGPIENEKNKDLKDISKLELATVLPLLVFIVWIGVYPSTFLSKTETSVKRIIENFEKFKPKPVNETAPNTMPNNTPPPTQEGTPPAGK